One window from the genome of Aeromonas sp. FDAARGOS 1405 encodes:
- the purF gene encoding amidophosphoribosyltransferase: MCGIVGIVGTTPVNQALYDALTVLQHRGQDAAGIVTIDSGNFRQRKANGLVKDVFEVRHMQRLQGNIGIGHVRYPTAGSSSAAEAQPFYVNSPYGMVLAHNGNLTNAKELKEQQFKVARRHINTTSDSEVLLNVLAHELDRCDKMALRPEDIFAAVRRTHQQIRGAYAVVSLVIGHGLIGFRDPNGIRPLILGRRQDEQGQVEYMLASESVALDAIGFETVRDIAPGEAIYITEQGQLFSEQCAENPQMSSCIFEYVYFARPDSCIDKVSVYAARLNMGRKLGQKIAREWEDLDVDVVIPIPETSCDVALEIAHTLDLPYRQGFVKNRYIGRTFIMPGQTQRKKSVRRKLNAISSEFKGKKVLLVDDSIVRGTTSEQIIQMAREAGAAKVYFASAAPEIRFPNVYGIDMPTANELIAHGREVEEVCKLIGADGLIFQDLEDLEAAVREINPDLRHFETSVFNGHYVTSDVDQSYLDHLNALRNDDTKAVREWQEGTSNLEIFNEGS; this comes from the coding sequence ATGTGTGGTATTGTCGGTATAGTTGGCACCACCCCCGTCAATCAGGCCCTCTACGACGCCTTGACGGTGTTGCAGCACAGGGGACAGGATGCCGCCGGGATCGTGACCATTGATAGTGGAAACTTCCGGCAACGCAAGGCCAATGGCTTGGTGAAGGACGTGTTTGAAGTGCGCCACATGCAGCGTCTGCAAGGGAACATCGGCATAGGTCATGTCAGATACCCCACCGCAGGCAGCTCAAGTGCCGCTGAAGCCCAACCTTTTTATGTGAACTCACCCTACGGCATGGTGCTGGCCCATAACGGCAACCTCACCAACGCCAAGGAGCTCAAGGAGCAGCAGTTCAAGGTCGCCCGCCGCCACATCAACACCACCTCCGACTCGGAAGTGTTGCTGAACGTGCTGGCCCACGAGCTGGATCGATGTGACAAGATGGCCCTGCGCCCCGAAGATATCTTCGCCGCGGTGCGCAGAACCCATCAGCAGATCCGCGGTGCATATGCGGTGGTCTCGCTGGTGATTGGCCATGGTCTCATCGGTTTTCGTGATCCCAACGGCATTCGCCCACTGATCCTCGGTCGTCGTCAGGACGAGCAGGGCCAGGTGGAGTACATGCTCGCCTCCGAGAGCGTGGCGCTCGACGCCATCGGTTTCGAGACGGTGCGGGATATTGCGCCGGGTGAAGCCATCTACATCACCGAGCAGGGCCAGCTCTTCTCCGAGCAGTGTGCGGAGAACCCGCAGATGAGCTCCTGCATCTTCGAATACGTCTACTTCGCCCGTCCCGATTCGTGCATCGACAAGGTCTCGGTCTACGCCGCCCGCCTCAACATGGGTCGCAAGCTGGGTCAGAAGATTGCCCGCGAGTGGGAAGATCTCGACGTCGATGTGGTTATCCCCATCCCCGAGACCTCCTGTGACGTGGCGCTGGAGATCGCTCACACCCTGGATCTGCCATACCGTCAGGGCTTCGTGAAGAACCGCTATATCGGCCGTACCTTCATCATGCCGGGCCAGACCCAGCGCAAGAAGTCGGTGCGCCGCAAACTCAACGCCATCAGCTCCGAATTCAAGGGCAAGAAGGTGTTGCTGGTGGATGATTCCATCGTGCGTGGTACCACGTCCGAGCAGATCATCCAGATGGCCCGTGAAGCGGGGGCAGCCAAGGTCTACTTCGCCTCGGCGGCGCCGGAAATTCGTTTCCCCAACGTCTATGGCATCGACATGCCCACCGCCAACGAGCTGATCGCCCACGGTCGCGAAGTGGAAGAGGTGTGCAAGCTGATTGGCGCTGACGGTCTGATTTTCCAGGATCTGGAAGATCTGGAAGCCGCCGTGCGGGAGATCAACCCGGATCTGCGTCACTTCGAGACCTCGGTGTTCAATGGCCACTACGTCACCTCCGATGTGGACCAGTCCTATCTGGATCACCTCAACGCCCTGCGCAACGATGACACCAAAGCGGTGCGTGAATGGCAGGAAGGCACCAGCAATCTGGAAATTTTTAACGAAGGAAGTTAA
- a CDS encoding CvpA family protein: MVWIDYAIIGIVGFSALISLVRGFVKEAMSLVTWFVAFFIASHFYPDLAAYFTSFSDALVRNGLAIAALFVATLILGSVVNYVVGLLVDKTGLSGTDRVLGVCFGAIRGVLIVSALLFFMDTFTSLSQSDWWAASKLVPEFKPVIQWFFGFMLNSSSFLKQV, from the coding sequence ATGGTCTGGATTGATTACGCCATCATCGGCATCGTCGGTTTTTCTGCACTCATCAGCCTGGTGCGCGGCTTCGTCAAAGAGGCCATGTCTCTCGTCACCTGGTTCGTTGCCTTCTTTATTGCCAGCCACTTCTATCCTGATCTCGCCGCCTATTTTACCTCTTTCTCCGATGCGCTGGTGCGCAACGGTCTGGCCATCGCGGCCCTGTTCGTGGCAACCCTGATCCTGGGCAGCGTGGTGAACTACGTGGTGGGTCTGCTGGTGGACAAGACGGGGCTCTCCGGTACCGATCGGGTGCTTGGAGTCTGCTTCGGCGCAATTCGCGGGGTACTGATCGTCAGTGCCCTGCTTTTTTTCATGGATACCTTCACCAGCCTCTCCCAGAGCGACTGGTGGGCGGCATCCAAGCTGGTGCCGGAGTTCAAGCCGGTGATCCAGTGGTTTTTCGGGTTCATGCTGAACTCATCCAGTTTTCTTAAACAGGTATAG
- the ald gene encoding alanine dehydrogenase: MIIGVPKEIKNHEYRVGMVPASVRELTARNHTVFVQSGAGNGIGFSDADYTAAGAEILASAAEVFAKAEMIVKVKEPQPVECAMLRPGQTLFTYLHLAPDLPQTEALLKSGAICIAYETVTDGRGGLPLLAPMSEVAGRMSIQAGAQALEKSRGGSGVLLGGVPGVEPAKVVIIGGGVVGSNAARMAIGMRADVTILDNNVDTLRRLDNEFQGAAKVVYSNSETLERHLLAADLVIGGVLVPGATAPKLVSRDHIARMKPGSAIVDVAIDQGGCVETSHATTHEDPTFIVDEVVHYCVANMPGAVARTSTVALNNATLPFIIKLAQQGYRQALLSDPHLLHGLNVMEGKLTCKEVAVAHDLAYTDPLTLLN; the protein is encoded by the coding sequence ATGATTATCGGTGTACCTAAAGAGATAAAAAACCATGAGTATCGCGTAGGCATGGTTCCGGCCAGTGTACGTGAACTGACAGCACGAAACCATACTGTTTTCGTCCAAAGCGGTGCCGGAAACGGCATTGGCTTTAGCGATGCAGATTATACCGCTGCCGGAGCCGAAATTTTGGCCTCTGCAGCAGAGGTTTTCGCCAAAGCCGAGATGATCGTCAAGGTCAAGGAGCCTCAGCCTGTTGAGTGTGCCATGTTGCGTCCGGGTCAAACCCTGTTCACCTATCTGCATCTGGCGCCAGATTTGCCCCAGACCGAAGCCCTGCTGAAAAGCGGTGCCATCTGCATCGCCTATGAGACCGTCACCGACGGCCGTGGTGGCCTCCCCCTGCTGGCTCCCATGTCAGAAGTGGCCGGACGCATGTCTATTCAGGCGGGTGCCCAGGCGCTTGAAAAATCGCGTGGCGGGAGTGGGGTGTTGCTCGGCGGGGTACCCGGTGTCGAACCGGCCAAGGTGGTGATCATCGGCGGTGGCGTAGTAGGCTCTAATGCAGCGCGCATGGCCATCGGTATGCGCGCAGATGTGACCATCCTCGACAACAACGTCGATACCCTGCGTCGCCTTGATAACGAGTTTCAGGGGGCCGCCAAGGTGGTCTACTCCAATAGCGAAACACTGGAACGCCATCTGCTAGCGGCCGATCTGGTCATCGGTGGCGTGCTGGTACCGGGTGCCACTGCGCCAAAACTTGTCAGCCGTGACCACATTGCGCGCATGAAGCCGGGTTCTGCCATTGTCGATGTGGCCATCGATCAGGGTGGCTGTGTGGAAACCTCCCACGCCACCACCCATGAAGATCCGACATTTATCGTCGATGAGGTAGTGCACTACTGCGTTGCCAACATGCCGGGGGCCGTTGCCCGCACCTCGACCGTGGCGCTCAACAATGCCACCCTCCCCTTTATCATCAAGCTGGCCCAGCAAGGGTATCGCCAGGCACTGCTGAGCGATCCCCACCTGTTGCACGGGCTCAACGTGATGGAGGGCAAGCTCACCTGCAAAGAAGTGGCCGTGGCACATGACCTTGCCTACACGGATCCCCTGACCCTGCTGAACTGA
- the serS gene encoding serine--tRNA ligase, with amino-acid sequence MLDPKYLRSDIDEAAARLATRGYVLDVAAVNALEEKRKDLQSRTQELQAERNARSKSIGEAARRGEDVAPLKAEVTKINDELETSKVELDALLAQLKTIADAIPNLPSETTPVGRDENDNVEVRRWGTPRHFDFPVRDHIDLGEAAKGVDFKNGVKLSGSRFVVMKGQIARLHRALAQFMLDLHTLQHGYTECYVPYLVNPDSLYGTGQLPKFSQDLFNTGIDGEGEEEGKVRKFSLIPTSEVPLTNMARDEIFDEQELPIKMTAHSPCFRSEAGSYGRDTRGLIRMHQFDKVEMVQLVHPEKSWEALEEMVGHAEKVLQLLELPYRVMALSTGDMGFCAAKTYDLEVWLPAQNTYREISSVSNCTDFQARRMQARVRVDGKPQLIHTLNGSGLAVGRTLVAVIENYQQADGRIAIPAALQSYMGGLTHIG; translated from the coding sequence ATGCTGGATCCCAAATATCTGCGCAGCGACATCGATGAAGCTGCCGCTCGTCTGGCGACACGTGGCTACGTTCTGGACGTAGCGGCTGTCAATGCTCTGGAAGAGAAGCGCAAGGATCTGCAGTCCCGTACCCAGGAGCTGCAGGCCGAGCGCAACGCCCGCTCCAAGTCCATCGGTGAGGCTGCCCGTCGCGGTGAAGATGTTGCCCCGCTCAAGGCTGAAGTGACCAAGATCAACGACGAGCTGGAGACCAGCAAGGTTGAGCTGGATGCCCTGCTGGCCCAGCTGAAAACCATTGCCGATGCCATCCCCAACCTGCCGAGCGAAACTACCCCTGTTGGTCGTGACGAAAACGACAACGTGGAAGTGCGTCGCTGGGGTACCCCGCGTCACTTCGACTTCCCGGTACGGGATCACATCGATCTGGGTGAAGCGGCCAAGGGCGTCGATTTCAAGAACGGCGTCAAGCTCTCCGGTTCCCGTTTCGTGGTGATGAAGGGCCAGATTGCCCGTCTGCACCGCGCCCTGGCCCAGTTCATGCTGGATCTGCACACCCTGCAACACGGTTACACCGAGTGCTACGTACCTTATCTGGTCAACCCAGACAGCCTGTACGGTACCGGCCAGCTGCCGAAGTTTTCCCAGGATCTGTTCAATACCGGTATTGACGGCGAAGGGGAAGAAGAGGGCAAGGTGCGCAAGTTCTCCCTGATCCCGACTTCCGAAGTACCGCTTACCAACATGGCGCGCGACGAGATCTTCGACGAGCAGGAGCTGCCGATCAAGATGACCGCTCACAGCCCCTGCTTCCGTTCCGAAGCGGGCTCTTACGGTCGCGATACCCGTGGCCTCATCCGTATGCACCAGTTCGACAAGGTAGAAATGGTGCAGCTGGTTCACCCGGAGAAATCCTGGGAAGCGCTTGAAGAGATGGTGGGTCACGCCGAGAAGGTGCTGCAACTGCTGGAGCTGCCATATCGCGTGATGGCGCTCTCTACCGGTGACATGGGCTTCTGCGCGGCCAAGACTTACGATCTGGAAGTGTGGCTGCCGGCCCAGAACACTTACCGCGAGATCTCTTCCGTCTCCAACTGCACCGACTTCCAGGCGCGCCGCATGCAGGCTCGCGTGCGTGTCGATGGCAAGCCGCAGCTCATTCACACCCTGAATGGCTCCGGTCTGGCTGTAGGCCGTACTCTGGTCGCCGTGATCGAGAACTACCAGCAGGCAGATGGCCGTATCGCCATCCCGGCTGCGCTGCAATCCTACATGGGCGGCCTGACCCACATCGGGTAA
- a CDS encoding replication-associated recombination protein A, producing MSNLSLDFSSDFRPLAARMRPQNLDQYIGQQHILGPDKPLRKAILAGHCHSMILWGPPGTGKTTLAELMAHYCQAEVERLSAVASGIKEIRAAIDKAKENSWRGVRTILFVDEVHRFNKSQQDVFLPHIEDGTITFIGATTENPSFELNNALLSRARVYLLKRLEEEDILAMIDQAMQDPRGLNDPALAFAPGVKEALAKAVDGDGRKSLNYLELLADMAELDGSGHKLIDSALLAAVAGEHVARFDKGGDHFYDLISAVHKSIRGSAPDAALYWYARMVSAGCDPLYIARRLLAIASEDVGNADPRAMQVALSAWDCFHRIGPAEGERAIAQAIVYLACAPKSNAVYTAWKAALNDAKNLPDFEVPVHLRNAPTRLMSDLGYGAEYRYAHDEPGAYAAGEEYFPPELAGKQYYQPTDRGLEKQIGQKLDYLHELDRQSPQKRGR from the coding sequence ATGAGCAATCTCTCGCTGGATTTCTCGTCGGACTTTCGTCCGCTGGCGGCCCGGATGCGGCCGCAAAATCTCGACCAGTACATAGGTCAGCAGCATATCCTGGGGCCTGACAAGCCCCTGCGCAAAGCGATCCTGGCCGGTCACTGCCACTCGATGATCCTGTGGGGACCACCCGGGACCGGCAAGACCACTTTGGCGGAGTTGATGGCTCACTACTGTCAGGCGGAAGTGGAGCGACTCTCGGCGGTGGCCTCCGGCATCAAGGAGATCCGCGCCGCCATCGACAAGGCCAAAGAGAACAGCTGGCGCGGAGTACGCACCATCCTCTTCGTGGATGAAGTACACCGCTTCAACAAGAGCCAGCAGGATGTGTTCCTGCCCCACATCGAAGATGGCACCATCACCTTCATCGGTGCTACCACCGAGAACCCTTCGTTCGAACTCAACAACGCGCTGCTCTCCCGGGCCCGGGTCTATCTGCTCAAGCGATTGGAGGAGGAGGACATCCTCGCCATGATCGATCAGGCGATGCAGGACCCCCGTGGCCTCAATGATCCGGCCCTTGCCTTTGCCCCCGGCGTCAAAGAGGCACTGGCCAAGGCGGTAGATGGCGACGGGCGCAAGTCCCTCAACTATCTGGAGCTGCTGGCTGACATGGCCGAGCTTGATGGCAGCGGCCACAAGCTTATCGACAGCGCGCTGCTTGCCGCCGTGGCGGGGGAACATGTGGCCCGCTTCGACAAGGGTGGGGATCACTTCTACGACCTCATCTCGGCAGTACACAAATCCATTCGCGGCTCGGCGCCGGATGCGGCGCTCTACTGGTATGCCCGTATGGTGAGTGCCGGCTGCGATCCGCTCTATATTGCCCGCCGCTTGCTGGCGATTGCCTCGGAAGATGTGGGCAATGCCGATCCGCGTGCCATGCAGGTGGCGCTATCTGCCTGGGATTGTTTCCACCGCATCGGACCGGCGGAAGGGGAGCGGGCCATCGCCCAGGCGATCGTCTACCTTGCCTGTGCGCCCAAGAGCAATGCGGTCTATACCGCCTGGAAGGCAGCGCTCAATGATGCCAAAAACCTGCCCGACTTCGAGGTACCGGTGCACCTGCGCAATGCGCCGACCCGGCTGATGAGCGATCTGGGCTATGGCGCCGAGTATCGTTACGCCCACGACGAACCGGGCGCTTACGCCGCAGGCGAGGAGTATTTCCCGCCCGAGCTTGCCGGCAAGCAGTACTATCAGCCTACCGATCGTGGCCTTGAAAAGCAGATCGGCCAGAAGCTCGATTATCTCCACGAGCTGGATCGACAGAGCCCGCAAAAACGGGGCCGATAG
- the lrp gene encoding leucine-responsive transcriptional regulator Lrp, translating to MMEAKSRLKDLDRIDRNILNELQKDGRISNVELSKRVGLSPTPCLERVRRLERQGYIEGYAAILNPHYLDASLLVFVEITLNRGAPDVFEQFNKAVQVLEEIQECHLVSGDFDYLLKTRVSDMSAYRRLLGETLLRLPGVNDTRTYVVMEEVKQSSRLVISTR from the coding sequence ATGATGGAAGCTAAGAGTCGGCTAAAGGATTTGGACAGGATTGACCGCAACATTCTCAATGAACTGCAAAAGGATGGCAGGATCTCGAATGTTGAGTTGTCCAAACGAGTTGGCCTGAGTCCCACACCGTGTCTGGAACGGGTTCGTCGCCTCGAGCGACAAGGGTATATCGAAGGGTATGCTGCGATTCTGAACCCTCATTATCTGGATGCGTCGCTGCTGGTTTTTGTAGAAATTACCCTCAACCGCGGTGCTCCCGATGTGTTTGAACAGTTCAACAAGGCTGTTCAGGTGCTCGAAGAGATCCAGGAGTGCCATCTGGTCTCGGGTGATTTTGACTATCTGCTCAAGACCCGGGTAAGCGACATGTCAGCTTATCGTCGCTTGCTGGGGGAGACCCTGTTGCGTCTGCCTGGGGTGAATGACACCCGCACCTACGTGGTGATGGAAGAGGTCAAGCAGAGCAGCCGTCTGGTGATCAGTACCCGATAA
- the adk gene encoding adenylate kinase gives MRIVLLGAPGAGKGTQAQFIMEKHGIPQISTGDMLRAAIKAGTELGLKAKAVMDAGQLVSDDIIIGLVKERIAQPDCAKGFLLDGFPRTIPQAQAMKDAGVVVDFVLEFDVPDEEIVKRMSGRRVHSGSGRTYHVVFNPPKVEGKDDVTGEDLVIRADDEETTVRKRLDVYHQQTAPLIGFYGKEAEAGHTRYVKIDGTQPVDLVSKQLATILG, from the coding sequence ATGCGCATTGTTCTGTTGGGGGCTCCGGGCGCCGGCAAAGGTACCCAGGCTCAGTTCATCATGGAAAAACACGGTATTCCCCAGATCTCCACCGGCGACATGCTGCGTGCGGCGATCAAAGCGGGCACCGAGCTCGGTCTGAAAGCCAAAGCTGTGATGGACGCAGGTCAGCTGGTCTCTGACGACATCATCATCGGTCTGGTGAAAGAGCGCATCGCTCAGCCGGACTGCGCCAAAGGCTTCCTGTTGGACGGTTTCCCGCGCACCATTCCCCAGGCGCAAGCCATGAAGGACGCCGGTGTCGTGGTTGATTTCGTGCTGGAGTTCGATGTGCCGGACGAAGAGATCGTCAAGCGCATGAGCGGCCGTCGCGTTCACTCCGGCTCCGGCCGTACCTACCACGTGGTGTTCAACCCGCCGAAAGTGGAAGGCAAGGATGACGTGACCGGTGAAGATCTGGTGATCCGCGCCGACGACGAAGAGACCACAGTACGCAAGCGTCTGGATGTATATCATCAGCAGACTGCGCCGCTGATCGGTTTCTACGGCAAAGAGGCGGAAGCGGGCCACACCCGTTATGTCAAGATCGACGGCACCCAGCCGGTTGATCTGGTCAGCAAGCAGCTTGCCACCATTCTGGGCTGA
- a CDS encoding DNA translocase FtsK, translating to MADKKLFTPLSGIQRIFEAVLIAITLMAAYLLLALLSYHPADPGWSQTSWQGEVKNLAGSAGAWLADITMFTFGAFSYLVPPLVVLLGWSLFWRPSRLLDVDYLTLGVRIIGFILTVLGMSAIASMNFNDMQNFSAGGLVGDVIASAVVPLFGGVGANLMLLCFVATGITLFTGWSWLTIVEQIGAACTGSVSAVYHFPTTLGRWLTGGWRQPRNEGPDPLLEGGVGAIAFDDEEDEPHTSWTRKPKAKNQKAAAEEWLPELDDDTFEFDPQFDDEDDEPAPAAKPKRAVAAANGRRQPVLAVADDDDDLDLPWAEGDDEVAAPVAVAPTKPKRRPQSTLPPLPSIELLDRPPAKTQMMSKDELERMGRLVEAKLADYNVQAKVVGVYPGPVITRFELDLAPGMKASKITNLSRDLARSLSASSVRVVEVIPGKTYVGIELPNRVRQTVYLRETLDCDAFRDSRNPLTMGLGQDIAGEPVVVNLAKMPHLLVAGTTGSGKSVGVNTMIISMLYKSTPDDLRFIMIDPKMLELSVYEGIPHLLTEVVTDMKDAANALRWCVGEMERRYKLMSAVGVRNLKGYNDKVLAAIEEGDPLLDPLWRPGDSMDQTPPELEKLPHIVVVVDEFADMMMIVGKKVEELIARIAQKARAAGIHLILATQRPSVDVITGLIKANIPTRISFQVSSKIDSRTIIDQGGAESLLGMGDMLYMPAGTSNPTRVHGAFVDDHEVHKVVADWKLRGEPNYIDEILSGESGGEGGSGEYGSSDDEELDPLFDEAVAFVVESRRGSTSSVQRKFKIGYNRAARLIEQMENQGIVSAPGGNGQRDVLAPPPVRD from the coding sequence TTGGCCGATAAAAAGCTGTTTACTCCTTTATCAGGTATACAACGGATCTTCGAAGCCGTCTTGATCGCCATCACCCTGATGGCTGCTTATCTTCTGCTCGCCCTGTTGTCCTATCATCCCGCCGATCCCGGCTGGTCCCAGACCTCCTGGCAAGGGGAGGTCAAGAACCTCGCCGGTAGTGCCGGGGCCTGGCTCGCCGATATCACTATGTTTACCTTTGGTGCCTTCTCCTATCTGGTTCCACCACTGGTGGTTCTGCTGGGCTGGAGCCTCTTCTGGCGCCCGAGCCGCCTGCTTGATGTGGATTACCTCACCCTGGGGGTACGGATCATTGGCTTTATCCTGACCGTGCTCGGCATGTCGGCCATTGCCAGCATGAACTTCAACGATATGCAGAACTTCTCCGCCGGAGGTCTGGTGGGGGATGTGATCGCTTCTGCAGTGGTGCCGCTGTTTGGCGGCGTCGGGGCCAACCTGATGCTGCTCTGCTTCGTGGCAACCGGCATCACCCTGTTTACCGGCTGGTCCTGGCTCACCATCGTGGAGCAGATCGGCGCGGCCTGTACCGGTTCGGTCAGCGCTGTTTACCACTTCCCGACCACCCTAGGCCGCTGGCTCACCGGTGGCTGGCGTCAACCCCGCAACGAGGGGCCGGATCCCTTGCTGGAAGGCGGGGTAGGGGCCATCGCGTTTGATGATGAGGAAGATGAGCCGCACACCAGCTGGACTCGCAAGCCCAAGGCCAAGAACCAGAAGGCTGCCGCCGAAGAGTGGCTGCCCGAACTCGACGACGATACCTTCGAGTTCGATCCCCAGTTTGATGATGAGGATGACGAGCCAGCTCCGGCTGCCAAACCGAAACGTGCGGTGGCGGCTGCCAATGGGCGCCGTCAGCCGGTACTGGCTGTGGCCGATGATGATGACGATCTGGATCTGCCCTGGGCCGAAGGGGACGACGAGGTCGCCGCGCCGGTAGCCGTCGCACCAACCAAGCCCAAGCGTCGTCCACAATCTACGCTGCCGCCGTTGCCGAGTATCGAGCTGCTCGACCGTCCACCGGCCAAGACCCAGATGATGAGCAAGGATGAGCTGGAGCGTATGGGCCGTCTGGTGGAAGCCAAACTTGCCGACTACAACGTGCAGGCCAAGGTGGTCGGTGTCTATCCGGGCCCTGTCATCACCCGTTTCGAGCTTGATCTGGCGCCGGGCATGAAGGCGAGCAAGATCACCAATCTCTCGCGCGATCTGGCCCGCTCTCTGTCGGCCAGCAGCGTGCGGGTGGTCGAGGTGATCCCGGGCAAGACCTATGTCGGCATTGAGCTGCCCAACCGGGTGCGCCAGACCGTTTACCTGCGCGAAACCCTCGACTGCGATGCGTTCCGCGATAGCCGCAACCCGCTCACCATGGGCCTGGGTCAGGACATCGCCGGTGAGCCGGTGGTGGTGAACCTGGCCAAGATGCCGCACCTGCTGGTGGCCGGTACTACGGGGTCCGGTAAGTCGGTAGGGGTCAACACCATGATCATCTCGATGCTCTACAAGTCGACGCCGGACGATCTGCGCTTCATCATGATCGACCCCAAGATGCTGGAATTGTCGGTCTACGAAGGGATCCCGCACCTCCTGACCGAGGTAGTGACCGACATGAAGGATGCCGCCAACGCCCTGCGCTGGTGTGTGGGCGAGATGGAGCGTCGCTACAAACTGATGTCGGCGGTCGGGGTGCGCAACCTCAAGGGCTACAACGATAAGGTACTGGCGGCCATCGAGGAGGGGGACCCCCTGCTGGATCCGCTGTGGCGTCCGGGCGACTCCATGGATCAGACGCCGCCTGAGCTGGAGAAGCTGCCCCATATCGTGGTGGTGGTGGACGAGTTTGCCGACATGATGATGATCGTCGGCAAGAAGGTGGAAGAGCTGATTGCCCGTATCGCCCAGAAAGCGCGGGCGGCCGGTATTCACCTTATCCTTGCGACCCAGCGTCCGTCGGTGGATGTCATCACCGGTCTTATCAAGGCCAACATCCCGACCCGTATCTCGTTCCAGGTGTCGAGCAAGATCGACTCCCGTACCATCATCGATCAGGGCGGCGCCGAATCTCTGCTCGGCATGGGCGACATGCTCTACATGCCGGCCGGTACTTCCAACCCGACCCGGGTACACGGCGCCTTTGTCGATGACCACGAGGTACACAAGGTGGTGGCCGACTGGAAACTGCGCGGCGAGCCGAACTACATCGACGAGATCCTTTCGGGCGAATCTGGCGGTGAAGGTGGTAGCGGCGAATATGGCAGTAGTGACGATGAAGAGCTCGACCCCCTGTTTGACGAAGCGGTCGCCTTCGTGGTGGAGTCGCGCCGTGGCTCGACCTCCAGTGTGCAGCGCAAGTTCAAGATTGGTTACAACCGGGCAGCTCGTCTCATCGAGCAGATGGAAAATCAGGGCATTGTGAGCGCCCCGGGTGGCAACGGTCAGCGCGATGTGCTGGCTCCGCCGCCGGTGCGGGACTAA
- a CDS encoding tRNA-(ms[2]io[6]A)-hydroxylase, protein MDDLLAPVRQFLQCETPDEWVEMARDQARLPTLLIDHANCETKAALTAHSLVRRYCLPKGKRHLLPKLEFYRELDAIPEKAEILGKRSMGESDRTVFAELERNPLLFPMVRLIQEELHHFEQVLEIMQARGIEYGPVTASRYARQLMQHVRTHEPATIVDKMIIGAYIEARSCERFAKLAPHLDEELSRFYVSLLRSEARHYQDYLSLAEQYAGEDISERVAFFGKLEAELICSPDPQFRFHSGLPVTSDSC, encoded by the coding sequence ATGGATGATCTGCTAGCCCCAGTGCGCCAGTTTTTGCAGTGCGAGACCCCGGATGAGTGGGTAGAGATGGCGCGGGATCAGGCCCGTTTACCGACCCTGCTCATCGATCACGCCAACTGCGAGACCAAGGCTGCACTCACTGCCCACAGTCTGGTGCGCCGCTACTGCCTGCCCAAGGGCAAGCGCCATCTGCTGCCCAAGCTGGAGTTTTATCGCGAGCTGGATGCCATTCCGGAGAAGGCCGAGATCCTAGGCAAACGCAGCATGGGGGAGTCTGATCGCACCGTCTTTGCCGAGCTGGAACGCAATCCACTGCTGTTTCCCATGGTGCGGCTCATTCAGGAGGAGCTGCATCACTTCGAGCAGGTGCTGGAGATCATGCAGGCCCGCGGCATCGAATACGGGCCGGTGACGGCCTCTCGCTATGCCCGCCAGTTGATGCAGCATGTGCGCACCCATGAACCGGCCACCATAGTCGACAAGATGATCATCGGCGCCTACATCGAGGCCCGCTCGTGCGAGCGCTTTGCCAAGCTGGCGCCCCATCTGGACGAAGAGCTGAGTCGTTTCTACGTCTCTTTGCTGCGCTCCGAGGCGCGCCACTATCAGGATTATCTGAGCCTGGCCGAACAGTATGCAGGGGAGGATATCAGCGAGCGGGTGGCCTTCTTTGGCAAGCTCGAAGCCGAGCTAATCTGCTCACCGGATCCGCAGTTCCGGTTCCATAGCGGCCTGCCTGTCACATCTGACAGTTGTTGA
- the lolA gene encoding outer membrane lipoprotein chaperone LolA, whose translation MKKQLLIGSMLLVASSQVWADAASDLKQKLASVSLFSAKFSQTVYDSKGKELQRASGDLVVQRPNHFNWHTTAPDESLIVADGKDVWVYDPFVEQVTALKLKDAVLNTPFVLITGNDDKLWKNYDVTQQGDVYTVTSRDPSELIASFRVTFDRDNNISRFDVKEAQGQWTEFTLNNFNRKPVLKGNEFVFKIPKGVELDDQR comes from the coding sequence ATGAAAAAACAGCTGTTGATCGGATCCATGCTGCTGGTTGCCAGCAGCCAGGTGTGGGCCGACGCGGCCAGCGATCTCAAGCAGAAGCTGGCTAGTGTCAGCCTCTTCTCCGCCAAGTTCTCCCAGACTGTCTACGACAGCAAGGGCAAGGAGCTGCAGCGCGCCAGCGGCGATCTGGTGGTGCAGCGTCCCAACCATTTCAACTGGCATACCACGGCGCCTGACGAGAGCCTGATCGTGGCCGATGGCAAGGATGTCTGGGTATATGACCCCTTCGTCGAGCAGGTGACCGCCCTTAAATTGAAGGATGCGGTGCTCAACACTCCCTTCGTGCTCATCACCGGCAATGACGACAAGCTGTGGAAGAACTATGACGTGACCCAGCAGGGTGATGTCTACACAGTCACCAGCCGTGATCCGAGCGAGCTTATCGCCTCCTTCCGCGTCACCTTCGATCGCGACAACAACATCAGCCGCTTCGATGTGAAAGAGGCACAGGGGCAGTGGACCGAATTTACCCTCAATAACTTCAACCGCAAGCCTGTGCTCAAGGGTAACGAATTTGTCTTCAAGATCCCGAAGGGGGTCGAGCTGGATGATCAGCGCTGA